A single region of the Mustela lutreola isolate mMusLut2 chromosome 2, mMusLut2.pri, whole genome shotgun sequence genome encodes:
- the LYL1 gene encoding protein lyl-1, whose protein sequence is MCPPQAQAEVGPTMTEKAEMVCAPSPAPAPPPKPASPGPPKVKEMGHQGSSPPRLPPGVPVISLGHTRPPGVTMATTELSALRPPLLQLSALGTVPPPLALHYHPDPFLNSLYIGPAGAFGLFPSSRLKRRPSHCELELAEGHQPQKVARRVFTNSRERWRQQNVNGAFAELRKLLPTHPPDRKLSKNEVLRLAMKYIGFLVRLLRDQAAALAAGPAPSGPRKRPAHRGPIDGARRGPCRRAEAAVRSQPATPAGPDGSPDGAARPIKTERAAVSPEVR, encoded by the exons ATGTGCCCGCCCCAGGCCCAGGCAGAGGTGGGCCCCACCATGACTGAGAAGGCCGAAATGGTGTGTGCCCCCAGCCCAGCACCTGCTCCGCCCCCCAAGCCTGCCTCTCCTGGGCCACCGAAGGTGAAAGAGATGGGCCACCAAGGCTCCTCACCCCCAAGGCTGCCCCCTGGTGTGCCGGTGATCAGCCTGGGCCACACCAGGCCCCCAGGAGTAACCATGGCCACCACGGAGCTGAGCGCCCTGCGACCCCCACTGCTGCAGCTCTCTGCCCTGGGAACTGTCCCACCCCCCTTGGCCCTGCATTATCACCCTGACCCCTTCCTCAACAG CCTCTACATTGGGCCGGCAGGAGCTTTCGGCCTCTTCCCCAGCAGCCGGCTGAAGCGGAGACCGAGCCACTGTGAACTGGAGCTGGCTGAGG GGCACCAGCCCCAGAAGGTGGCCAGGCGCGTGTTCACAAACAGCCGGGAGCGCTGGCGGCAGCAGAACGTGAATGGTGCCTTCGCAGAGCTCAGGAAGCTGCTGCCAACGCACCCGCCCGACCGGAAGCTGAGCAAGAACGAGGTGCTCCGCCTGGCCATGAAATACATCGGCTTCCTGGTGCGGCTGCTGCGCGACCAGGCGGCGGCTCTGGCCGCAGGCCCCGCCCCGTCCGGGCCCCGCAAAAGACCCGCGCATCGGGGCCCCATCGATGGCGCCCGCCGCGGGCCTTGTCGTAGGGCCGAGGCCGCGGTGCGCTCGCAGCCCGCGACCCCGGCCGGCCCCGACGGCAGTCCCGACGGGGCGGCCCGGCCCATCAAGACGGAACGAGCGGCCGTGAGCCCTGAGGTGCGGTGA
- the TRMT1 gene encoding tRNA (guanine(26)-N(2))-dimethyltransferase isoform X2, whose protein sequence is MSRARIVLWLRLTLRPACSLYRARFMEEQAQGLRNPGEMENGTEPCGEECASEAQETTVTEGAAKIAFPSANEVFYNPVQEFNRDLTCAVITEFARVQLAAKGIQIKVPGEKDVQKVVVDLSEQEEENAELKEGANLAPGDQPRTAAVGEICEEGLRVLEGLAASGLRSIRFAREVPGLQSVVANDASARAVDLIRRNVQLNGVAHLVHPRQADARMLMYQHQKASERFDVIDLDPYGSPAPFLDAAVQAVSEGGLLCVTCTDMAVLAGNSGETCYSKYGAMALKSRACHEMALRIVLHSLDLRANCYQRFVVPLLSVSADFYVRVFVRVFTGQAKVKASASKQALIFQCVGCGTFHLQRLGKASGASGGRVKFSAACGPPVAPECEHCGQRHQLGGPLWAEPIHDLDFVGHVLEAVSTNPGRFHTAERIRGVLSVITEELPDVPLYYTLDQLSSTIRCSTPSLLQLRSALLHAGFRVSLSHACKNAVKTDAPSSALWDIMRCWEKECPVKRERLSETSPAFRILSVEPRLQANFTIREDANPSSRQRGLKRFQANPEANWGPRPRARPGGKAAGGAMEERRRLHQNKRKEPAEDPVQRAARLKTFPCKRFKEGTCQHGDQCCYSHSSPAPEDTADEDPGDRPETPCQNPPGPGMATGPGVD, encoded by the exons ATGTCCCGTGCGAGAATCGTTCTGTGGCTAAGATTGACTCTTCGCCCCGCCTGCAGTCTCTATAGAGCCCGGTTTATGGAGGAACAGGCGCAAGGGCTACGGAATCCGGGCGAAATGGAGAACGGGACCGAGCCTTGCGGAGAAGAGTGCGCATCCGAGGCTCAGGAGACCACGGTCACCGAGGGGGCCGCCAAGATAGCCTTCCCCAGCGCCAACGAAGTCTTCTACAATCCAGTGCAGGAGTTTAACCGCGACCTGAC ATGTGCTGTGATCACCGAGTTCGCTCGCGTTCAGCTTGCGGCCAAAGGAATCCAGA TCAAGGTGCCAGGTGAGAAGGACGTGCAAAAGGTGGTCGTGGACTTGTCAGAGCAAGAGGAGGAAAACGCTGAACTGAAAGAGGGTGCAAACCTGGCCCCAGGAGACCAACCTCGAACAGCTGCCGTGGGGGAGATCTGTGAG GAAGGCCTTCGAGTGCTGGAGGGTCTGGCAGCCTCGGGCCTCCGTTCCATTCGCTTTGCACGAGAGGTGCCTGGGCTCCAGTCTGTGGTTGCCAACGATGCCTCTGCCCGAGCCGTGGATCTCATACGCCGCAACGTGCAGCTCAACGGTGTGGCCCACCTGGTGCATCCCAGGCAGGCAGACGCCCG GATGCTGATGTACCAGCACCAGAAGGCGTCAGAGAGGTTTGATGTCATCGACCTGGACCCCTACGGCAGCCCTGCCCCCTTCTTGGATGCTGCCGTGCAGGCCGTGAGTGAAGGAG GGCTGCTGTGCGTGACGTGCACGGACATGGCAGTGCTGGCGGGCAACAGCGGGGAGACGTGCTACAGCAAGTACGGGGCCATGGCCCTCAAGAGTCGCGCCTGCCACGAGATG GCCCTGAGGATCGTCCTGCACAGCTTGGACCTCCGAGCCAACTGCTACCAACGCTTCGTGGTGCCGCTGCTCAGTGTCAGTGCTGACTTCTATGTGCGTGTTTTTGTCCGCGTCTTCACTGGCCAGGCCAAGGTCAAAGCCTCAGCCAG CAAGCAGGCACTCATATTCCAGTGCGTGGGCTGCGGGACCTTCCACCTTCAGCGCCTTGGCAAAGCGTCAGGAGCCTCTGGAGGCCG GGTCAAGTTCTCTGCAGCCTGCGGTCCCCCTGTCGCCCCCGAGTGTGAGCACTGTGGGCAGCGACACCAG CTTGGCGGTCCCCTGTGGGCAGAGCCCATCCATGACCTGGACTTCGTGGGGCATGTCCTAGAGGCTGTGAGCACCAACCCCGGCCGCTTCCATACCGCAGAGCGGATCCGGGGGGTCCTGAGCGTCATCACTGAG GAGCTCCCGGATGTGCCTCTCTACTACACGCTGGACCAGCTGAGCAGTACCATCCGCTGTAGCACGCCCAGCCTCCTGCAGCTGCG GTCGGCCCTTCTCCACGCTGGCTTCCgggtctccctctcccatgcctgTAAGAACGCCGTGAAGACAGATGCCCCCTCTTCCGCCCTCTGGGACATCATGCGCTGCTGG GAAAAGGAGTGTCCGGTGAAACGGGAGCGCCTGTCCGAGACCAGCCCGGCCTTCCGCattctcagtgtggagcccag GCTGCAGGCCAACTTCACCATCCGGGAGGATGCCAACCCCAGCTCCCGCCAGCGAGGACTCAAGCGCTTCCAGGCTAATCCTGAGGCCAACTGGggcccccggccccgcgcccGGCCAGG GGGCAAGGCAGCTGGCGGAGCTATGGAGGAGAGACGCAGGCTGCACCAGAATAAGAGGAAAGAGCCAGCAGAGGACCCAGTCCAGCGGGCTGCCCGGCTCAAGACATTTCCCTGTAAAAGATTCAAGGAG gGCACCTGTCAACACGGGGACCAGTGCTGCTACTCCCACAGCTCCCCAGCACCCGAGGATACTGCTGACGAGGACCCCGGTGACCGTCCAGAGACTCCTTGCCAGAACCCGCCTGGGCCTGGCATGGCCACTGGTCCAGGAGTAGACTGA
- the TRMT1 gene encoding tRNA (guanine(26)-N(2))-dimethyltransferase isoform X3 codes for MEEQAQGLRNPGEMENGTEPCGEECASEAQETTVTEGAAKIAFPSANEVFYNPVQEFNRDLTCAVITEFARVQLAAKGIQRGAFSGGASLSPDLCFWVAAVKVPGEKDVQKVVVDLSEQEEENAELKEGANLAPGDQPRTAAVGEICEEGLRVLEGLAASGLRSIRFAREVPGLQSVVANDASARAVDLIRRNVQLNGVAHLVHPRQADARMLMYQHQKASERFDVIDLDPYGSPAPFLDAAVQAVSEGGLLCVTCTDMAVLAGNSGETCYSKYGAMALKSRACHEMALRIVLHSLDLRANCYQRFVVPLLSVSADFYVRVFVRVFTGQAKVKASASKQALIFQCVGCGTFHLQRLGKASGASGGRVKFSAACGPPVAPECEHCGQRHQLGGPLWAEPIHDLDFVGHVLEAVSTNPGRFHTAERIRGVLSVITEELPDVPLYYTLDQLSSTIRCSTPSLLQLRSALLHAGFRVSLSHACKNAVKTDAPSSALWDIMRCWEKECPVKRERLSETSPAFRILSVEPRLQANFTIREDANPSSRQRGLKRFQANPEANWGPRPRARPGGKAAGGAMEERRRLHQNKRKEPAEDPVQRAARLKTFPCKRFKEGTCQHGDQCCYSHSSPAPEDTADEDPGDRPETPCQNPPGPGMATGPGVD; via the exons ATGGAGGAACAGGCGCAAGGGCTACGGAATCCGGGCGAAATGGAGAACGGGACCGAGCCTTGCGGAGAAGAGTGCGCATCCGAGGCTCAGGAGACCACGGTCACCGAGGGGGCCGCCAAGATAGCCTTCCCCAGCGCCAACGAAGTCTTCTACAATCCAGTGCAGGAGTTTAACCGCGACCTGAC ATGTGCTGTGATCACCGAGTTCGCTCGCGTTCAGCTTGCGGCCAAAGGAATCCAGA GGGGAGCTTTCTCAGGGGGAGCTTCACTATCCCCTGACTTGTGCTTCTGGGTGGCTGCAGTCAAGGTGCCAGGTGAGAAGGACGTGCAAAAGGTGGTCGTGGACTTGTCAGAGCAAGAGGAGGAAAACGCTGAACTGAAAGAGGGTGCAAACCTGGCCCCAGGAGACCAACCTCGAACAGCTGCCGTGGGGGAGATCTGTGAG GAAGGCCTTCGAGTGCTGGAGGGTCTGGCAGCCTCGGGCCTCCGTTCCATTCGCTTTGCACGAGAGGTGCCTGGGCTCCAGTCTGTGGTTGCCAACGATGCCTCTGCCCGAGCCGTGGATCTCATACGCCGCAACGTGCAGCTCAACGGTGTGGCCCACCTGGTGCATCCCAGGCAGGCAGACGCCCG GATGCTGATGTACCAGCACCAGAAGGCGTCAGAGAGGTTTGATGTCATCGACCTGGACCCCTACGGCAGCCCTGCCCCCTTCTTGGATGCTGCCGTGCAGGCCGTGAGTGAAGGAG GGCTGCTGTGCGTGACGTGCACGGACATGGCAGTGCTGGCGGGCAACAGCGGGGAGACGTGCTACAGCAAGTACGGGGCCATGGCCCTCAAGAGTCGCGCCTGCCACGAGATG GCCCTGAGGATCGTCCTGCACAGCTTGGACCTCCGAGCCAACTGCTACCAACGCTTCGTGGTGCCGCTGCTCAGTGTCAGTGCTGACTTCTATGTGCGTGTTTTTGTCCGCGTCTTCACTGGCCAGGCCAAGGTCAAAGCCTCAGCCAG CAAGCAGGCACTCATATTCCAGTGCGTGGGCTGCGGGACCTTCCACCTTCAGCGCCTTGGCAAAGCGTCAGGAGCCTCTGGAGGCCG GGTCAAGTTCTCTGCAGCCTGCGGTCCCCCTGTCGCCCCCGAGTGTGAGCACTGTGGGCAGCGACACCAG CTTGGCGGTCCCCTGTGGGCAGAGCCCATCCATGACCTGGACTTCGTGGGGCATGTCCTAGAGGCTGTGAGCACCAACCCCGGCCGCTTCCATACCGCAGAGCGGATCCGGGGGGTCCTGAGCGTCATCACTGAG GAGCTCCCGGATGTGCCTCTCTACTACACGCTGGACCAGCTGAGCAGTACCATCCGCTGTAGCACGCCCAGCCTCCTGCAGCTGCG GTCGGCCCTTCTCCACGCTGGCTTCCgggtctccctctcccatgcctgTAAGAACGCCGTGAAGACAGATGCCCCCTCTTCCGCCCTCTGGGACATCATGCGCTGCTGG GAAAAGGAGTGTCCGGTGAAACGGGAGCGCCTGTCCGAGACCAGCCCGGCCTTCCGCattctcagtgtggagcccag GCTGCAGGCCAACTTCACCATCCGGGAGGATGCCAACCCCAGCTCCCGCCAGCGAGGACTCAAGCGCTTCCAGGCTAATCCTGAGGCCAACTGGggcccccggccccgcgcccGGCCAGG GGGCAAGGCAGCTGGCGGAGCTATGGAGGAGAGACGCAGGCTGCACCAGAATAAGAGGAAAGAGCCAGCAGAGGACCCAGTCCAGCGGGCTGCCCGGCTCAAGACATTTCCCTGTAAAAGATTCAAGGAG gGCACCTGTCAACACGGGGACCAGTGCTGCTACTCCCACAGCTCCCCAGCACCCGAGGATACTGCTGACGAGGACCCCGGTGACCGTCCAGAGACTCCTTGCCAGAACCCGCCTGGGCCTGGCATGGCCACTGGTCCAGGAGTAGACTGA
- the TRMT1 gene encoding tRNA (guanine(26)-N(2))-dimethyltransferase isoform X1: MSRARIVLWLRLTLRPACSLYRARFMEEQAQGLRNPGEMENGTEPCGEECASEAQETTVTEGAAKIAFPSANEVFYNPVQEFNRDLTCAVITEFARVQLAAKGIQRGAFSGGASLSPDLCFWVAAVKVPGEKDVQKVVVDLSEQEEENAELKEGANLAPGDQPRTAAVGEICEEGLRVLEGLAASGLRSIRFAREVPGLQSVVANDASARAVDLIRRNVQLNGVAHLVHPRQADARMLMYQHQKASERFDVIDLDPYGSPAPFLDAAVQAVSEGGLLCVTCTDMAVLAGNSGETCYSKYGAMALKSRACHEMALRIVLHSLDLRANCYQRFVVPLLSVSADFYVRVFVRVFTGQAKVKASASKQALIFQCVGCGTFHLQRLGKASGASGGRVKFSAACGPPVAPECEHCGQRHQLGGPLWAEPIHDLDFVGHVLEAVSTNPGRFHTAERIRGVLSVITEELPDVPLYYTLDQLSSTIRCSTPSLLQLRSALLHAGFRVSLSHACKNAVKTDAPSSALWDIMRCWEKECPVKRERLSETSPAFRILSVEPRLQANFTIREDANPSSRQRGLKRFQANPEANWGPRPRARPGGKAAGGAMEERRRLHQNKRKEPAEDPVQRAARLKTFPCKRFKEGTCQHGDQCCYSHSSPAPEDTADEDPGDRPETPCQNPPGPGMATGPGVD; this comes from the exons ATGTCCCGTGCGAGAATCGTTCTGTGGCTAAGATTGACTCTTCGCCCCGCCTGCAGTCTCTATAGAGCCCGGTTTATGGAGGAACAGGCGCAAGGGCTACGGAATCCGGGCGAAATGGAGAACGGGACCGAGCCTTGCGGAGAAGAGTGCGCATCCGAGGCTCAGGAGACCACGGTCACCGAGGGGGCCGCCAAGATAGCCTTCCCCAGCGCCAACGAAGTCTTCTACAATCCAGTGCAGGAGTTTAACCGCGACCTGAC ATGTGCTGTGATCACCGAGTTCGCTCGCGTTCAGCTTGCGGCCAAAGGAATCCAGA GGGGAGCTTTCTCAGGGGGAGCTTCACTATCCCCTGACTTGTGCTTCTGGGTGGCTGCAGTCAAGGTGCCAGGTGAGAAGGACGTGCAAAAGGTGGTCGTGGACTTGTCAGAGCAAGAGGAGGAAAACGCTGAACTGAAAGAGGGTGCAAACCTGGCCCCAGGAGACCAACCTCGAACAGCTGCCGTGGGGGAGATCTGTGAG GAAGGCCTTCGAGTGCTGGAGGGTCTGGCAGCCTCGGGCCTCCGTTCCATTCGCTTTGCACGAGAGGTGCCTGGGCTCCAGTCTGTGGTTGCCAACGATGCCTCTGCCCGAGCCGTGGATCTCATACGCCGCAACGTGCAGCTCAACGGTGTGGCCCACCTGGTGCATCCCAGGCAGGCAGACGCCCG GATGCTGATGTACCAGCACCAGAAGGCGTCAGAGAGGTTTGATGTCATCGACCTGGACCCCTACGGCAGCCCTGCCCCCTTCTTGGATGCTGCCGTGCAGGCCGTGAGTGAAGGAG GGCTGCTGTGCGTGACGTGCACGGACATGGCAGTGCTGGCGGGCAACAGCGGGGAGACGTGCTACAGCAAGTACGGGGCCATGGCCCTCAAGAGTCGCGCCTGCCACGAGATG GCCCTGAGGATCGTCCTGCACAGCTTGGACCTCCGAGCCAACTGCTACCAACGCTTCGTGGTGCCGCTGCTCAGTGTCAGTGCTGACTTCTATGTGCGTGTTTTTGTCCGCGTCTTCACTGGCCAGGCCAAGGTCAAAGCCTCAGCCAG CAAGCAGGCACTCATATTCCAGTGCGTGGGCTGCGGGACCTTCCACCTTCAGCGCCTTGGCAAAGCGTCAGGAGCCTCTGGAGGCCG GGTCAAGTTCTCTGCAGCCTGCGGTCCCCCTGTCGCCCCCGAGTGTGAGCACTGTGGGCAGCGACACCAG CTTGGCGGTCCCCTGTGGGCAGAGCCCATCCATGACCTGGACTTCGTGGGGCATGTCCTAGAGGCTGTGAGCACCAACCCCGGCCGCTTCCATACCGCAGAGCGGATCCGGGGGGTCCTGAGCGTCATCACTGAG GAGCTCCCGGATGTGCCTCTCTACTACACGCTGGACCAGCTGAGCAGTACCATCCGCTGTAGCACGCCCAGCCTCCTGCAGCTGCG GTCGGCCCTTCTCCACGCTGGCTTCCgggtctccctctcccatgcctgTAAGAACGCCGTGAAGACAGATGCCCCCTCTTCCGCCCTCTGGGACATCATGCGCTGCTGG GAAAAGGAGTGTCCGGTGAAACGGGAGCGCCTGTCCGAGACCAGCCCGGCCTTCCGCattctcagtgtggagcccag GCTGCAGGCCAACTTCACCATCCGGGAGGATGCCAACCCCAGCTCCCGCCAGCGAGGACTCAAGCGCTTCCAGGCTAATCCTGAGGCCAACTGGggcccccggccccgcgcccGGCCAGG GGGCAAGGCAGCTGGCGGAGCTATGGAGGAGAGACGCAGGCTGCACCAGAATAAGAGGAAAGAGCCAGCAGAGGACCCAGTCCAGCGGGCTGCCCGGCTCAAGACATTTCCCTGTAAAAGATTCAAGGAG gGCACCTGTCAACACGGGGACCAGTGCTGCTACTCCCACAGCTCCCCAGCACCCGAGGATACTGCTGACGAGGACCCCGGTGACCGTCCAGAGACTCCTTGCCAGAACCCGCCTGGGCCTGGCATGGCCACTGGTCCAGGAGTAGACTGA